The Edaphobacter acidisoli genome contains the following window.
GGCCAATCGCCACCGCGCCACCATTGACATTCACCCGCGAGGCATCGAGCCCAAGCTCCTTCATCACGCCCAGTGCCTGCACGCTGAACGCCTCGTTCAACTCATATAGATCAACCTCATCGCGGTCCCACCCCGCCTTCTTCAGCACCCTCTGAACCCCTGTCACCGGAGCAAGCATCACCCACTTCGGCGCAACGCCGCTCGTCGCCTGCGCCTTGATCGTCACCAGCGGCCTCAAGCCAAGCGACGCAGCCTTCGCCGTAGACATCACCACGACAGCCGCAGCAGCGTCATTCACCCCCGGAGCATTCCCCGCCGTCACCGTTCCGTCTTTCTTGAATGCAGGCTTCAACGCGGTCAAAGCCTCCAGCGCCGCGGCCGGATGATCGACTGCGTCGTCACGCACACTCTCGTCACGCCGCACCACCGTCACCGCGCCCTTCTTTCCCGGCACCTCGACCGGAACCACCTCAGCATCAAATCGCCCCTCACGCCACGCAGCGCTCGCCCGCCGGTGCGACTCCAGCGCATAGGCATCCTGCTGCTCGCGCGTAATCGAGTGCTTCTCAGCAACGTTCTCACCGGTGATGCCCATGTGGTAGTTCTCACACGCACACCACAAACCGTCCCTGATCATCGAGTCCACCGCAACCGAGTCGCCCATGCGCATCCCCCTCCGTGCCTGGGGCAGAAGATAAGGCGCGTTCGACATCGACTCCATGCCGCCGGCAACTACAACTTCCGCATCACCCGCCATCACTGCCTGCGCCGCCAGCGCGACTGCTTTCAGGCCGCTCCCACAAACCATGTTGATCGTCATCGCCGACACCGTGTCCGCAATACCACCACGCAGCGCAGCCTGCCGCGCCGGATTTTGACCAAGCCCTGCAGGAAGCACACAACCCATCAGGCACTCGTCTATCGACACAGAGGAACCGGAAGCCGCGTCAATCCCCGCTCTGCGCAAGGCTTCACGCACGGCAATCGCGCCCAGGTCAATCGCCGACATCTCTGCAAACGCGCCCTGAAATTTGCCCACCGGTGTCCGCACCGCCGACACAATCGCCACTGCATTCATCGCTCGCGCCTCACATATCGCATCAAAAATCGAAAGCCGGAACGCGCCAGTATACGTCTCGCATCTCGCATCTGACACTCACACGAGAGCGTCACGACCCTTCTCGCCGTAAACTTTGTTCAAAAAAAATTTCACAAACTAGAAGATTTTTCTTGACAGTTAATTTTCGTAAATCTATACCTTCGTTAGCTGCAATGATGTGTTGTTGCAGAGTCGATGTCTAATCATTAGGGAGAATAGGCACATGGCAGTTAAGAAAGCAGCTAAGAAGGCAGCCAAGAAGCCGGCGAAGAAGGCCGCAAAGAAGAAGTAATCTAAACCTAAACGCAAAACGGAACGGGGGGCGCGGCAAACGCCCCCCGTTCTATTTTGTCCAGTATTAACGCGGCTATTGTGCGGGTGTGTTCTTCGGAGTGGAGAGATAGCCCGACACCGTGTTCTTCTCAATCGAGTTGACGACGATCTCATACAGCACCGGATCCTTGCCCGTGTAGAACTGCACCGGCTCATCCAGCCCCTTGTCTTTCTTCTCAATGTTGCGGTCGTCCGCACTGACCATCATCGTGTACTTCGAGTGCTTCACGTCCGCCTTCTTCAACTGGAGCTTGATCGACGAGAGCAGCGTCGGCTTCTGCCCCTTACGCAGGGTGAACTCGAAGTAGTTCCGGTCGCCTTTGTGCTTCAGTATCTCCAGCTCGGAGTGATTGGTGGCGATCAAGCCGCTCATCACACCGGCATCGCCCATCACCCGGTTCAGTTGCGTCTTCGTCGCTTCAAGATCACTCTTCGTATTCGCAACGTCTGTCTTTACGCCACCCACGTCCGTCTTCACCGAAGCCACATCGGTCGAAACCGCGCCTACCTGCTTCGTAGTCGCCGCCTGCTCGGCCTCAAGCCTTGTCGTGGCCGCACGCTGCGAGGCCAGAATGCTCTCGGCGCGAGCCTCCAACTGCTTCTGCGTCATGCCGACACTCTGTCCCAGCGTCTCGCTGGTCGCACGCAGCCGCGCATTGGTCGCATCCAGTTGAGCGGCCAGGTCCGCATTCTTCTGGTCGGCGGTCTTCAATTGCTGGTCCGCAGCCGCAAGGTGGTTGGAAAGTCCATAGCACCACACCAGCGCCCCCAGAGC
Protein-coding sequences here:
- a CDS encoding acetyl-CoA C-acetyltransferase; the protein is MNAVAIVSAVRTPVGKFQGAFAEMSAIDLGAIAVREALRRAGIDAASGSSVSIDECLMGCVLPAGLGQNPARQAALRGGIADTVSAMTINMVCGSGLKAVALAAQAVMAGDAEVVVAGGMESMSNAPYLLPQARRGMRMGDSVAVDSMIRDGLWCACENYHMGITGENVAEKHSITREQQDAYALESHRRASAAWREGRFDAEVVPVEVPGKKGAVTVVRRDESVRDDAVDHPAAALEALTALKPAFKKDGTVTAGNAPGVNDAAAAVVVMSTAKAASLGLRPLVTIKAQATSGVAPKWVMLAPVTGVQRVLKKAGWDRDEVDLYELNEAFSVQALGVMKELGLDASRVNVNGGAVAIGHPIGASGARVLVTLIYEMIRRDVHKGVAALCLGGGNSVALAVER